A window of Bactrocera dorsalis isolate Fly_Bdor chromosome 4, ASM2337382v1, whole genome shotgun sequence genomic DNA:
ttggtGACGTCAATTTCGTCTTCGGACTGCGCTGGAAACAAAATAAGTGTTGGAAATTAAAACTGAACACTTGAGCCTAAGCGTGAAGTAAGTTTTCTATAATCATACCTTTAATGTGTTACTAATGCAGCCATAGATGAAATTATACAGTTCATTGCCGGGCATATTTTGACTTTGATAGCTAGTGAGCAAATTCCACAAATCTTTTACACACACATTATGTTCCAGCAGGAATGTGTGCATGCGGTGTACTTCATCGCGCAGTTGTGCATCGCCAAATGTGAAATATACAAGCGGTCGTTGAGTAACGGTGCACACCATTAACTGCAGCAATGCCTTCAGACGTGGATCGCCGCCAAAGGCGCCACAGCCCCAGTTACCTGAAGCCACGCCAGGTGCCGGTGTGATTAACGTGTGTTGGAGACCCACATAGGCCTTATTCAATTCGCGCTTGATCTGTTCTTCCCGATATTGATGTTGTGATTGCATGAAGTGAAGCGCATCAATAGCCACGATATGCGTTTGACGACGTCTCGAGCTATCGCGTGGTATACAATCTTCATGATTACCAGCCCATTCAAAGGTGCTTGCATAACCGCTGTAATCACTAAAGCGTTCAGCACCAACCATCAATAGTGCCTCTGTGGGACGCAAACACTCTGTGAACAATTTTGATAGCAGTAGTTCTGGACAAATTACAAAACGTATTTCTTCTTGTACACAGCCACCGCCTAGTACGCCACCACCAAGGAATTTATTGGCGAAGTCTACTTGCAGCAAACCAAAGCCTTGATCTTCAATGGTGCCATCAGACGTAATGTGTAAAGGTGTAACACCTAAGGGTGCTTTACATTCGCCCCAGTTGGGCAGTTCTGCGGGTTCTAAGCTACGACGTGCAAATGTCACCACACCAGTAGGTACATTAGAGCTATCACGTTCTGTTGGGCATACACGTCGGAAATAATGGCAGATGCACTTAATTTTCTCTATAACTGCTTTACCACCACTTTGGAAAAGCCtaaaatacaattattatttaaatatgcattgtctttaaatttgtttctgtTATATATCTacctattaaaatttatatctgGAAACGTGCTGTACTCTGAGCGCTTTTTCATTGTATTCCGTCTGGGGAACGTGCAGAGAAAAGCATTAGCTAAGAGACAAGAAACCTGTTGCTGCGTCAAGGTCACTGAATGATTCTGTCCTTGCTTCAGCAAAGGAATAGGCGCTTGCACCAATTCCGGCAAGCGTAAAGCCAAGCGTATTATACGCGGTAGCAAATCTTCGAAAAATACTCGCGATTCACTCTCATCTAAGTCATCTTCAAAAAGACGGTGTAGCGAATGAAAGTTCCACTGGCCTTCATATTTAGTATTATAAGAAAGTATAGCCGCTTGCAATTCCTTACTGTTGGTAATAGGCTGCAGTAATGCCTTTTCAATCATTCCCCAACGCGCTTCTATTGTGGAGCTGCCATCTTCCGCTGTAACTGGATATTGACTTTTACTGGAGCAGGGCAATCGCACATGTATGGCATCCCATTTGTGATGTGCTCGTAATGGACGTGGCGGCACATTGTCAGGCTCACGTATAGGACAATGATAAAGGACTGTATGCGTTTCACTAGGTCGCACCGCTGGTAAATGGTCTAATTCAAACTCATTCAGCCCGCGATGTATTTCCTCCATCGAACAACCGCGCCACTGCTCATCGGTTGTAGGGGATTccgctaaaatatttaaaatgaaaaagttgattCATTATACATTGAAGagcattaaaactaaaatatttaaaatgaaaaagatGATTCATTTTACATTGAAGAGCATTAAAACTCACCGCCGTTTTCAATGCACACCCTATTTCCAGCACTGGTGTTACTGCAACTGCCTCCTTCAGCCATTCTTCGAATGCAAGTAACTTTTATTGTGCGTCTGCAGTTAATTGCAGACTTATATATAGTTTGCTGAAATTGgcgtaaaatttttaaaaattaacaaattcctGCTATCAATGAAAAATTCCTGCACACAGAAGAGACCAGCACTTTTTGGAGAATTGGAGAAATGTAAATACGCCAGCTGTTCGGTGACAAGCACGCAGTAAATTATTAtaaagttatttataaataacttgTATGACTACAAGTAATTatagtttttcgccaaattctATATAATGTtggtcataaaatattttattattatttttgtttgtttattgcatatatgtaatACAATTTGACATATGTAGCCGAATTCCTAAAAAGTGCTGCCCAGTTAATGTTTTCAATTCTCCACTATAACACATTGGCCGCCTTGCCGGACTGTAACATGGCATTCTAttgaatgtttattttattaataactaTCTATGAACTTACTAAGTAATAGATATTATATTCTTAAAGCGAGCACGAAACAAGAAccaatacaattaaaataataacttaaaaatataaaaatattacttactatgccagtaaaaatttaaatatttagtatttggaaaaaaatactgGCAACCACTTTTTCTTTGACACAAGAATTTAAACGTTTTGAACAGAGGAAGTGAAACttcctttttttattctaaaactaatttaaaatgcaaagtgaaatattttaataacacttATGAAAGATCAGGTTAAGGTTTAATGCTAAACCATAAATCGGGACATAGAGGTAAGCATATAAGGATTAGCTTCTTTTGTATCGGTAAGCATTTGAAAGtttcttttaagaaaaattattcaaaaaaatggaattgcgtgcgaaagtttaaaatatatggtTTTGATGAACATTTCCTTTGGAGATGTCGAAATTGAACTTTTCCGTTCTACACAGATATTGTTGAAGACGTTACATAAAGCCCGTAAAATATAGACTATTATAGTGTTTTAAATTAATCGCGTGTGCCTTTCAAGCTTTCTTAATTACTGTCCTCACCTGTCCCCATCTAATATGAATgtatttacattcatatggatatatacatatgtatatattatgtacaaaCTTACCACTCCCTTTGCCAAGTAATAAAAgcaatttgtttcttttttgtacatatataaaactccatgtatgtatgtatacattttgtttgtctgttttatttatttattcagtgTTTTGTATCAGTTTCACAATAACTGTTAGGTGTGTACATTTTTTGGtagttcttttatttattatttatttgacattCAATTGAATTCGAAACTTTGTTTGTCCTTTagttcttacaattttttacaaaacaaaaaacaacttcTATATATTGTTGCTGTAAAATTAGTTACggcttaaaaaacttaaaaattttcgtaaTTGTTTGCAATAAACTGGAACggaataattgaatttatttgtattctttcataaaattcttagatttttgtgtttaatttttacagTTTTGTCTTTCTGTGGCAGGcatttaatttcatgtttttgtaatatttatttattgtttggaTCTTTACACTTCGGTAAATATATTCAGTAATTGTAAAATTCATCAGTAATTGTTTTGTAGCATGTTAAATGAAAGCTTTATTTAACACTAAATTATGGACCGGTGGAATTGAAACATTTTcctgttttttgattttttactaatttgcacaatcataaattatttcatttaaaaaaatgttcttcctttttttactttagactttgtgtcggtgtgtgtgtgtgcgtgtgagtttTAAgtgttacatattttttgttttttaagattttacatACGTCAATttaacttttgttttgtttgctgaGTAAAAGACACGAAAGTGAAAGAGGTTCGCATTAATTTCTTAATtgaatttctaataatttttaatttttgttcagctAAATTTATATACGCGTGTTTTGGGTGGGTGTATattcgtgtgtgtatgtgtgcttgggtatcttaatttttttttaatttttagtggccataatataaatgttttatgccgaaaaagttgtttaaaatttactttttgtatGTCTTTTGCTTAAGTTAAAACATCGagatttgcttaaaattttttttcggcttaatttcaatactttttcacttaaattttactttatccaaatataaatttttttcgcattCATTTTAATAgcctaaaatatttaatttgatcaatttttgatttgtttattcttttaaaacaccaaaagcttaaatttagagattttaaattttttctttgactttACTTTCTagaccttttttaattttaattgtagtttttacaatatttaaattttgaattttgttagttaatttcattaatttctgtTGTATTCATACATGTCCACGCCTGCAAATCTATTTTAAAtagatattttcaaataaatatttttaaatattttatgaaagaaaacttttttcagtacTGTATTGCAGTagtttcatgtatgtatgtgtgtgtttatgttagCAGTTTAAGCAGTTCCActgtagttgtttttgtgtttttactgAATTTTGAATTCTAATTTGCTGTGTTAAAATGTCAacgaaaattatttcataaaaaatttagttaaattaagttTACAACATTATCACATTGTTTACGTCTTTGTCCATAGCACCTTTCGCTTTTGAATAAAACATTCCTTCCTCCTTCTGAcgctcatattttttgttttaattgagtTTGGTCGAGTTTGATCTCTaaatgtaatattaataaattcatcagctgttttttgtttatgttcgCAACATTGGAGACTTTGTCATAATTTCCAAAGTGAATTggcaaatgtaaaaatattaatgcatTACGTTGAAATAATCGTAGTTCTACGTTTAgatgctaaaaaattaataaacattaaaaaagcaAAGCTTTCTCCGTAGTTGTTGTCTAAAAGACACATAAAAAAgatctttaatatattttttatatactttttaatgTTGATTCTAAGCCGCTGAGTTGCTAATGTATTGCTGgccaaaaatacataaatttaagcCAAAAATGAGTTAGAACTCACTATTGAGCTTTGAAACGCTTTGTATTATACTGAAGATCAGCATAGACTTCAGCAAAATCTTAATCTCATCTAAAATTTGTCAGTGTTCCGAACGACGAGAAAGGCTGATACCTCTCTTTTATTGCTTcacttatttttgatttattattactattttttgaaatcgaataaccgcgtaagcgtggTATTTTTATCGAATTGTGAAAGAtcgttttaaaatatgtaatgaaatatcaaatttaaagGTAAAATCACTGAAGCTAAAAATATGTTCTATAATAACTctcatttttttcagaaatcacaaaacataaaaaaaaaaattctcgacCAAACTCGTCTTTGCTTCC
This region includes:
- the LOC105229733 gene encoding poly(ADP-ribose) glycohydrolase; translation: MAEGGSCSNTSAGNRVCIENGAESPTTDEQWRGCSMEEIHRGLNEFELDHLPAVRPSETHTVLYHCPIREPDNVPPRPLRAHHKWDAIHVRLPCSSKSQYPVTAEDGSSTIEARWGMIEKALLQPITNSKELQAAILSYNTKYEGQWNFHSLHRLFEDDLDESESRVFFEDLLPRIIRLALRLPELVQAPIPLLKQGQNHSVTLTQQQVSCLLANAFLCTFPRRNTMKKRSEYSTFPDINFNRLFQSGGKAVIEKIKCICHYFRRVCPTERDSSNVPTGVVTFARRSLEPAELPNWGECKAPLGVTPLHITSDGTIEDQGFGLLQVDFANKFLGGGVLGGGCVQEEIRFVICPELLLSKLFTECLRPTEALLMVGAERFSDYSGYASTFEWAGNHEDCIPRDSSRRRQTHIVAIDALHFMQSQHQYREEQIKRELNKAYVGLQHTLITPAPGVASGNWGCGAFGGDPRLKALLQLMVCTVTQRPLVYFTFGDAQLRDEVHRMHTFLLEHNVCVKDLWNLLTSYQSQNMPGNELYNFIYGCISNTLKRSPKTKLTSPKNKNMRSLLTSWLKPKQTITKEKPTSTPTPRRINLSEDIFASTSDSEVEGHEVAPAITISSTSTSVSPPAEVEEEKNAPNLSTVDLTNQSQSNDSVVANLLNSEEVVFDSVESGRPESQITESKNNIPTEKQLGKTKVSPPSEKPTGSRQRSLLEMLDQCYTTKSNNGPDTKRICLSKISNPNTKTPTKQQ